DNA from Elusimicrobiota bacterium:
GAGTTCCTTCCTCAATTGGACGAAGGGTCCCTCGCCATCCAATTCGTTCGCCCCGGCACCATCAGCATAGACCAATCCGTGGCCCTCCAGGAGAAGACCGAAGCCGTCATCCGGGAGTTCCCCCAGGTCAGTCACGTTTTCAGCCGCATCGGCACCGCTGAGGTCGCCACCGACCCCATGGGCGTGAACCTCTCGGACACCTTCATCCTCCTCAAGGACAAGGACGGCTGGGAACCCATCGACGGTCGGAAGCCCTCGAAGGCAGACCTCTCGGACGCGCTCGTCGAACGGCTCCGGCGAAAAGTGCCGGGCCAGCGTATGCTCCTCACCCAGCCCATCCAGATGCGCTTCAACGAGCTTTGGAGGGAACCCGCGCGGACATCTCCGTCAAAATCTTCGGCGACGACATGGACCTCCTGTCGGACCTCTCCGGGAAGATCAAGTCCGTCATAGATAAGAGCCCGGTGCCGGCGACGTGGAGCTGGAGATCCGGGGGCAAGTCGCCGCTCTTGCATGTCGAACCCAACTCGAGCCGCCCCATTCCCTGGCGTCTCCAACCGCGAGGTGCTGGAGACGGTCGGCACCGCCGTCGGCGGCCAGGAAGTCGGCGTCATCTACGAGGGGATGAAACGCTTCCCCATTGTCGTACGGCTGAACGAAAGGACTGCTCCGACTTGGACGCCCTAAAGACCCTCCCCGTCGGCATCTCCGCCAACTCCACCGTCCCCCTGGCCGAGGCGGCGAGCCTCCGCTTCACGGACACCTTCGGCGCCTATTCCCGGGAGATGGGCAAGCGCCGGGTCGCCATCCTCGTCAACCCGCGCGGCCGGGACACGGAGGGCTTCGTGGCCGAAGCCCGGAGGAAAGTTGATGAAGCCGTCAAAATACCGTCGGGCTATTTCATCGAGTGGGGCGGCAACTTCAAGAATCTCCAGCAGGCCAAGTCCCGCTTGGCGGTCTTGACGCCCCTCGTCCTGGTTCTGGTGCTCGGCATGATGTACATCGCCTTCCGCAACGTCTACGAGACCTTCTTATCTTCTCCTGCGTACCTTTACGCTGGTAGGGGGGCGTCCTGGGCCTCATGCTGAACGGCCTGCCCTTCAGTATCTCCGCCGCGGTGGTTCGTGACGCTTTCCGGCATTGCCGCATTGAACGGGGTGGTCCTCATCAACTGCTTCAACGACCTCCACCGTGAGGGCGTCAAGGGTCAAGACTCATTCACCAGGGCACGGACTTTGAGAATTCGTCCCGTCCTCATGACGGCCCTGGTTGAAATCTTCGGGTTCTTGCCCATGATGCTCTCTTCCGGCGTCGGCTCCGAAGTCCAGCGTCCCCTAGCTTCCGTTGTCATTGGCGGCGTCGTGTCTTCAACGCTCCTGACGCTGGTGGTCCTTCCGGTTCTAGTGTCCCTGCTCGAGAAGAAAATCTGGAGCGAAAAAGAGGTGGAACTATGAAAGAGATTAAGGCTGTTATCAAACCCCACAAGGCGGAAGAAGTGCTCCGAGACCTTCACGCCATTTCCAACCTCCCTGGCTGTACTGTTCCAGGTCAAAGGCTACGGGCGTAGCCCCAAAAGCCCCAACGACGATGTATTGGAGTCGGACGAATGGACCATGCTTGAGCTTGTCGTTTCTCTGACCGAATGGTGAAACCGAGCTCAAGACCATCCAATCCCGCGCCCATACCGGGAACAAGGGGGACGGCAAGATCTTCGTGATCGAGGCCGTGGACGCCCTTGCCATCCGCACGGGCAAACGTGGAGATGAGGCCATCTAAAGATGGACCGCTTGAAACGGGTCTGGGTCGGCGTCACGCACGCCCTTAAAATCCTGGCCGACTCCACGCTTCGCAGGGAAACACGAGAGCAGTTTCGAGCGGATGTAGCGGGAGTGGTGGATACTCTCCCGACGCCGCCGCGCGCAAGCCTGGATTCGTGCTCACAGGAAGGACTCCGCCGCCTCCAGGGCAAGGAGCCCACGCCCCGCTCGTCCGGCCGGAGCCCAAGATCGGCCGCAACGACTCCTACTTGCGGCAGCGGGAAGAAATATAAAAGTGCTGCGAGACTCCTCATGAGTTCATGCCACGACCACGACTGCCCTTCATCGCCCCTGCGGGAAGATCACATCCGCGTCCTTAAGATCGTCCTCGCCGTCAACCTCGCCATGCTCATCGAGGCCGCGGGCGGCCTGTTTTTCCGTTCCGTGGCGCTCCTGGTGACCTATGGACATGCTTGAAGACGCGCTGGTTTATGCCGTCAGCCTGGTACGTCATGGACCGAAGTTCCCGATGGAAGGCTGGGGCGGCCCTGGGGAAAGGGACTCGTCATGCTGCTCCTGAATCGGGCGTCCTGGGACAAACGGTTCACCATGCCTTCTCAGGTGTCGTCCCGTTCGCCGGGGCATGGTGCCGTGGCGTCGCCGCCTTGGCTGCCAACGCTCTCTGTCTCCTCCTGCTTTACAAACACAAAGACGACGATAGGGAACATGCGCTCTACTTGGCTCTGCCCCGCAACGACGTGCTTGCCAACCTGGGCGTCACGCTCCGCTCGCCGCCCCGGTTCTCTGGCTCGGTGCCTCCGGCCGGACATCGCCAACGGGGCGTCATCGCCGCCATGATCCTGATC
Protein-coding regions in this window:
- a CDS encoding efflux RND transporter permease subunit, giving the protein MTLSGIAALNGVVLINCFNDLHREGVKGQDSFTRARTLRIRPVLMTALVEIFGFLPMMLSSGVGSEVQRPLASVVIGGVVSSTLLTLVVLPVLVSLLEKKIWSEKEVEL
- a CDS encoding efflux RND transporter permease subunit; this encodes MDALKTLPVGISANSTVPLAEAASLRFTDTFGAYSREMGKRRVAILVNPRGRDTEGFVAEARRKVDEAVKIPSGYFIEWGGNFKNLQQAKSRLAVLTPLVLVLVLGMMYIAFRNVYETFLSSPAYLYAGRGASWASC